From a region of the Kwoniella mangroviensis CBS 8507 chromosome 1 map unlocalized Ctg01, whole genome shotgun sequence genome:
- a CDS encoding 60S ribosomal protein uL29: MASSSSKIRAFELQSKSKQDLLTQLNELKTELASLRVQKIAGGSASKLTKINTVRKSIARVLTVINHKQRDNLREFYKKSKYLPLDLRYKKTRAIRRRLTHKEANAITEKQHKKNIHFPQRKYALKA, translated from the exons ATggcttcctcttcttccaagatcAGGGCCTTCGAGCTCCAATCCAA GAGCAAACAAGATCTCTTGACTCAACTTAACGAGCTCAAGACTGAACTTGCCTCTTTGAGAGTCCAAAAGATCGCTGGTGGTTCCGCTTCCAAATTGACCAAGAT CAACACCGTCCGAAAGTCCATCGCTCGAGTTCTTACCGTCATCAACCACAAACAAAGAGATAACCTTAGGGAATTCTACAAGAAGTCCAAGT ACCTCCCCCTTGATCTCAGATACAAGAAGACCCGAGCTATCCGACGAAGACTCACCCACAAGGAAGCCAACGCCATCACTGAGAAACAACACAAGAAGAACATCCACTTCCCTCAACGAA AATACGCTTTGAAGGCATAA